The genomic region TTCCTCCAATTACAATACTGCTACATTTCTTGGTCTTAAGATTTTTAATATGAaagattttcaaaaaaaatacatacaatctgttcaaaaagtaaaaaactaaattataacATTAGCAAAATCACAATTAAGACCAATCACCTAATCATCTTGCAAAGCACAGCTAAGGACAattctacagtatatattttactataacacagctaaaACAGCAATACCATTAGCAACCACGGATTAGCATTTTTTACTAAAATATCTGAATGCCTAAGCTTTACTGTCTTGCGGCTCTCCCTCTGCGGGGCTTACTCAGCGGTTCCATAGCTTGTTCAATGTCAATTTCCTGAGACAAAACCTTTCCTTTTTTGAGCGCTTTACCTCTTCCTTTTGTAGCTGCCACAACTTTAGCTTCGGAGTCCGTCTCTGGCACTTTCTCTGTGACAGTAATGCTAGGAGCCTCATCAACAGCTGCAAGTGTATACTTTGCTCCCCGTCTTGTTTTCTTGACAGGCTCCTTAGAAATTGCTTTATCTGAGAGATCTGCCTCttcagtttttgtatttcttcctgtatttcttttatttacaGGCTTTGAAATTGGATCGGTTGTTTCAGCAGAAGTCTCCAAATACTCTGTAGCACTAGCTCTTGCCCTTTTTGATTGTGTTGGTTTTGTGGTTTCCTCTTCAACCTCAGCATACATTTTCGCCCTTCTTCCTCGCACCGTTTTTACAACCTGCTGTTCCTCAACCGATTTAGGTTGTTCTTCAAAATGAAGGGGAGCACCAACATTCCGTCTGGATTTTTTCTGGTTTGGAAGAGGGGTGATCTCATAAGTCACGTCcaaatttgttttccaattaaCTGATTTTGGGGTATTTTTTGGGACATTAACAGAACTTTCCTGGTCAAAGGTTTCCAAAGTCGCCATTCCCCTTTTCTGGGCTTTTCCTTGTTCTTTTTTAACCACAACAGCCATGACCTCAGTATCTGTTACCTCAGCCTCTGATGGATTATGGTCAGCCACAACTGTAACATCATCCACAGAGACTGTAGATTTAGCTAGCCTTCTTCCTCTTTTGAGAGGCTCTGTTGGAACTTTTGTAGCAGTGCTCACCTTTGTGAAATCAGCTGCTCCTCTGCGTGCCCTCTTGGCAGGTACTTCATCCTTCACAACTGCTCTTGCCTTCCTTGCCTGTCCTGGTTTAACAGGAACCTCCAATTGTTCTCCACTCTCTGGTTTACCATCAACTTCAGTTTGTTCAGGAATGTGGACCTCCTGCCTTAGAATGCTCTCAACTTCTGTAACTTCATTAACTTTCTCCTGttttccctttctccctcttttaGGTTTCTCTGTAGGCAGAGCAGAAGTTTCCTCTGGAGCCTTTTTATCTACTGGAGGGACAACACTCTCTGGGTCCTGTTTAGTCCTTCTTCCTCCCCTTTTGGGTTTCTCAACCGGCACCACAGTGGTCTGCTCCTCAGCTTCTACTTGAACAATACCAGCCTCAACAGCTTGCTCCTCAACAGGCTCAACTTGGTCTAGAGAGGCCTGCTTTGCCTTTCTTCCTCCCCTTTTGGGTTTCTCAACCAGAGCCACAGTGGTCTGCTCCTCAGCTTCTACTTGAACAGTTACAGCCTCAATAGCTTGCTCCTCAATAGGCTCAACTTGGTCTAGAGAGGCCTGCTTTGCCTTTCTTCCTCCCCTTTTGGGTTTCTCAACCGGAGCCACAGTGGTCTGCTCCTCAGCTTCTACTTGAACAGGTCCAGCCTCAACAGCTTGCTCCTCAACAGGCTCAACTTGGTCTAGAGAGGCCTGCTTTGCCTTTCTTCCACCCCTTTTGGGTTTCTCAACCGGAGCCACAGTGGTCTGCTCCTCAGCTTCTACGTGAACAGGTCCAGCCTCAACAGTTTGCTCCTCAACAGGCTCAACTTGGTCTAGAGAGGCCTGCTTTGCCTTTCTTCCACCCCTTTTGGGTTTCTCAACCGGAGCCACAGTGGTCTGCTCCTCAGCTTCTACGTGAACAGGTCCAGCCTCAACAGCTTGCTCCTCAACAGGCTCAACTTGGTCTAGAGAGGCCTGCTTTGCCTTTCTGCCTCCCCTTTTGGGTTTCTCAACCAGAGCCACAGTGGTCTGCTCCTCAGCTTCTACTTGAACAGGTCCAGCCTCAACAGCCTGCTCCTCAACAGGCTTAACTTGGTCTAGAGAGGCCTGCTTTGCCTTTCTTCCTCCCCTTTTGGGTTTCTCAACCGAAGCCACAGTGGTCTGCTCCTCAGCTTCTACTTGAACAGTTACAGCCTCAACAGCTTGCTCCTCAACAGGCTTAACTTGGTCTAGAGAGGCCTGCTTTGCCTTTCTTCCTCCCCTTTTGGGTTTCTCAACCGGAGCCACAGTGGTCTGCTCCTCAGCTTCTACTTGAACAGTTACAGCCTCAACAGCTTGCTCCTCAACAGGCTTAACTTGGTCTAGAGAGGCCTGCTTTGCCTTTCTTCCACCCCTTTTGGGGTTCTCAACTGGAGCCACAGTGGTCTGCTCTTGGGTCACATCCTGTTCAATGGAAGTTTCAACACTCACAGACTCCACTTGTTCTACAGACTCTTGGTTAGTCtttttccttctttccttccttgAAACTGTTTCCATGAAGTCCAGATCCAGTTTGGAATTTCCTCCTCTTGCCTGTGATTTCACAACAGGAACATTAGCAGGTCGGTCCTTGGACCCAACCACCTCAATTGGAGAAATTTCTAGAACCTCTGTTTCAAATGAATCTGGTTTAGGCCATCTACCTCGCTTCGATTTAACCACTGGCATCTGGGCTTCAACCTTTTCAGGGACATGAACAGTCACAGCGTCCAGGGTGCTCTCAAACACAGTTTCTACTTGTTCTACAGAAGCCTGTTTGGCATTTCGTCCTCTTCTGGATTTCTGCACAGGGACATCAGAAGGAGGCTGCTGATCCTCAATTGGTGTCATTTCCAAACACTTAACTTCAACTGCATTCTCTTGTGTATCCGCTTGCTCTACAGAAGCTTGTTTGACATTTCTTCCTCTCTTAGGCTGTATAGCAGGAACTGATTGAGCATCAATATTTTCCTGGACATCAACAGCATTGACAGTTTCCACAGGTGCATCAACACTTGCTTGAAGTGGCTCAGTCACCTCAGTATTCTtgctttttttactttttgctGGAACAGGAGTAGCAGTCATTTTGCTTCCTAGAGTTTCTGGCACAGCTGCCTCTGCAGGAGCAGCCACTGGTCCAAGCACTTCAGCTGAAACAGGATTTTCCATCTTCTCAACTGCATCTAGAGATGCTTGTTCTTCTATTAACTCAGCAGGTGCATCAGCAGGCTCCCCTACCTTGTCTACTCCAGCAGGTTCTTTGCTTAGCACCACTTTTGTCAAGGCAACTGAAGAAATAGTTTTGTgaatctaaaaaagaaaaaaatagaagTTTAAGTAAGCTGCACATAAAATGGAACTGAATGATGCatctagggctgtcacaattattacataattgtcTGATCGCGATCATTTGAGTTAGATCGCAATTATTTGTATGACAACGATAATTTGGCAAAATATTCATgtttaaattctaaataaaggagTTTTACACCgatgttagaaacgtctcaacaaatagaatgcaaattataTACGTTTcaatcaagcgtgccgcacaagccctgaaaagtgaagccaaaacgtctcgatcgccccctggtgagtggtcccagtataggtcataaaccccgccctccccatgttattcaatgggacgcgagaccaactaaacaattaaattacccttcaaatatattttttccgaagctggtttctgtcatttactgtagtttgtatcacgctaatgtaaattcaagagtttgtttttaaaataagtttgtttttagttagttatttaatgctctaaaaacggtggtgtgacgtcgtgattcacagctgtgattgacagctatctgagccgaggaaccactgaatcttcggaggactgaggagattggaactttacatttaatctctaaatttctataattaatataatttcacacggacataatgggttgttctgcagtacattgtgctaaccgatctggcatttccaatcgatctttgaatttttttcggtaagttaaatttataagctatttaattagtaaataaatgtaatgggctagctaacgttagctaaaagacaacaagcctcgttaatagccatgttaatagctagcaggtgatcgttagctagaagttaccaattatttttgtattaggcctattctaaattaaggttaaacatgatgtaagttaggctataacatatcgtctaggtttaacaagcaacggttgtactgtacttggacttgcgattgattacggtatgcgcattctgcgagggagattgagggcggggcacaggggtggggccgttgatttcgcggctttacttccttctcgctactgcgcataactactgcgcagaactggtcccaagatcgctatctgcgcagacgcaagtccaagatgtcagcgtcgtatcaggacactggtggcttcatttttcaccaatggaaaagagcgaaagggcgtcgtccattatatatacagtctatggtttcaATCAGTTAGGATGTCTTGCCAAGGGGTGcagaaaaagcatttgacagctcTACAGGTTATAGTTGCAGATCATTTACTGGAAGTAATTTGATTCTTAATTGCAGTATGTTTTAACCCtagaattgtttttaaaaatttCGCAACATTACATAAATTCGCAACATTAGACAAACACGTTGCAGTTGCCCATTTGTTGTATCAAATCTGATTGACAATAAAACCACAAgtgtgtaatttttttaaaactaaTATTGTAAATTGAATGGTCCTTTCCAGAATACAACTGCACGGCTCTGGgcgcattttggttttaagctaAATCAAGAAATGtgatcaaaaataaaaacaccacAAACTCCAGATCACCAGGTGTATTATTGCAATATTATTAGCCTTACACTATAATTGTGGTATAAAATTTACAATATAGACAATTCAATCATTAAATGACAATTAATTGTCCACTAAAATGTcaattgtgacagccctagatGCGTCCCATAGAAAAATAAGCCATTAGACATCAAACATTAAGTTctagaagatcttagacgtgccccaaacatctCTTTTCAAGCGCCTATGACCGAGTGCTTAAACTTAAatcacactgtttagccttacagtatttatagcttcctcatggaatctacccTACTACAAGTAAGTAgtgtttagtatatagtaagctagtattgGGACCGATAGGGACTTACTACCtcatcataaaattgcatctcaaCATTCATTTAGTTGCGCATTAAAATCACACCAAGCAAGAccccattaagcattgtgttaaaggGATAgaatttgtcttgtctccatgACAAAACTAAGTAAAACTtctgattgctatgttataatacacaaagtacacattccTCCGTATTTTATGgccaagggttggggattaacgtgCTCACCACTGCCGCAGTAACTGTTCAAGGTGAATATAAAAGATGAAATAGGTAACTTACTTTCTAGCTAgcaaataataatttttgtttactgtatatacactaacTCTTTCCAAACAAACgtgtggattgatacaattgtgaacaaaactgactggtTAACACAGGAAGAATGTGTTTATTGGAAATGAGAATTATATAgtgaaaatactttattttgataAAGTTTGAATACAACAGCGTCATGTTCTTTGAAGTAAACAACACTATTTGTCttagttgatttttttttataggtcGTTTTTCGCTTACAGTGCAGCTATGCGATAAAGGTACGTACACCCATTAATTTGTACGATgttaattactgactgagacagagctgaataataattgtttaaaaaaaaaatgtttgaatgaaCCATCcctttaaactgactaacgtttctaatagaatttacttccaccacaaatagcatctatgaaatatatggcttttgccactggcagttttaattGCTTACAAGCCAGgcatactagtatcttactacttgaataagaattgagcaatcgCTAGCtagactgaagacgaactttacactgcTAAAGCCATTTCATGGCACAGCAATGTTCATTTTTTCCTTCATGAGTGAATGACATCAACATTGGTGACGTTAACTGACGTTTCCATCAATTGAAAAGATAGAGTCACTTATTTTACTGCGcatggggttgtggtctatatcacaccaaaaagcatgcacggatacATACTTCTGGTAACTTCTTCCATAGTATTTTAAGCGTTCTATTGTTTGGGACAAATGTTCTCAAAAGTTTTTCCTGGGTCAAAATCAAGCTAAGGTGGTACCCCAATACCTGTTACCCTGCACTCCACCGGAtgcccctctgtgatatactttatataatatctggctacacagttaaaaaaacaaacattataatgttacatctgccctgttgtccatgtccacttgagcatcTAATGCACACTAATGTCCTCCCAAATAGCAACCTAAATGCCACCAATAAACctacatgtttgttttattttaaacatatgtAGGCATGTTTATTAGAGGACCTAGGAATCACTTAAAGATATTAAATCATTCattcagctttataattaatcagtCAATATAACTTGTCTATTATAATTGTTatactatgttcttgttaatctgacaatattaaaaacacatcaggggccgtattcacaaaacatgttattttaccacaaggaggactcctaaacaccAAGCTGCTAATatcaacttttactaaggaatggggcAAAGTCTTACGCTAAGAGAAAGGGCAGGGTTGACCtggttgctatggatgatgttgtaTTCCACAAGCAAGCTTAATTattatgcccacagtgattggctgacaggGGTGGGGTCTCATTTAgcgaattcatcatagcaatacagTAGAACGGTGTCAttttgccatattgaaataaagattaaaattaaaatgttggctaagtgtcactgattaaacaaaACCAAGAATGACATACTGACTAGTGAAGAAATGTTCAGCTAATGGTCAGTCTTTTACTTATCTGGCAGCTCGTAAATGAAATGAGTGTTCATCTTTTTATGGTGCAATTGTGTCCCATCTATACcccaactacaccaggtggtccagctatggtCATGAAGtaactttgtttctttgtagttggcaaaagaggaaaataatttttttcggacgatatggggtctggagagggcattcatttgatgtaatattcaaaATGACAGATATACGTGATTCATCTGTGcagcatagctgcattttccctgtggccacgTAGTTGTAACAACCTTGATATTCGGTGTtactgggttgtttctgtttgctgTTAAAGTGACTGCATCAATGACTAACTcaactatgatcataataccctcgcGATTAAGTCAATACCTTCTTAAAAGCGGTTTCTAAAAGGTTAACCTGATTACGAGGGATTGCCGGGAGCCGCCTTTATGATCGTTTGTGATTTGGTTTTAGTGACTTGAGTGCTCTTGACTACTTTTCAAATTTAAGAGCTGGTGTTTGCACAaaaacgctttgtgaaatactcatagGCCAAAAATTCaggagtcctaaagttaggaATGACACACCCATTCTTTTAAGAGTTACTCCTgaatcagcaagttaggagctaatttcagccttaagatgttttgtgaatacaggcccaccactgtatatataaataacagCCTTGTCgcattgtttttttctccatcctTGTCTTGACGCCAGATCCTTTATCCCCCCCTTTCAACATCCTTCAGCTGTACTTGGCTACACTGCTAGTGTTGTTCCTGTGTATTTCATATAGGCAATTTATATtattagtgacttaaatatgttaattgtttaTGATTCTATAGAACTCTTCTCAGCTCAACAGTTCAGTATTATACATTGTTTAGTCTAATATTTTTAGATACCGGATTTTTGaattccatgagctgtaagccataatcatcaagattgaaacaaaaaaaagtattgaaatgttATACTTTGTGCattgaatctagaatatatgaaggggtcaatttttgatttgaattatgggATAAAAAATGTACTTTTCCACAGTATATCTTTTTTGGACATGTACCTGTAATGTCTTTCgggacagtagcctacatacagtggatataaaaagtctacacacccttgtgaaaatgccaggtttgtgATGTAAACGAATGAGACAAATAGATCATGTCAGAACCataatttgaataattcaattgaaaaacaaactgaaatcttcgtgggggaaaatgaaataaaaaaaaaaaaaataatttaaaaagtgtGCAAACCCTCCTATATCTAGGGATGTGACTGTATTCAGgattgaccaatcacattcaaactcatgttaaatagaattcattacacaccggtcatcatttaaagtagctctgattaatcacaaataaagttcagctgttctaggaggattttcctgacattttctttttgcatctcagagcaaaagccatggtctgcagagagcatccaaagcatcagagggatctcattgttgaaaaatatcagtcaggagaaataGCAGTAggtataccatggaacacagcgaagacaatcatcatcaagtggagaaaatatggcacaacagagacattaccaagaactggacatccctccaaaatagatgaaaagacgagaacaAAATTGGTCAGGgaagcttccaagaggcctacagcaacattaaaggaactgcaggaactTCTggtaagtactggctgtgtgctacatttgacgacaatctcctgtattcttcatataaatgggctatggggtagggtgacaagacggaagccttttcttacaaaaaacatccaaacctggctgaagtttgcaaaaacaaatacctagtcccccaaaagcacatgggaaaatgtgttatggtctgatgaaaccaaagttgaactttttggccataattccaaaaggtatgtttggcgcaaaaacaacactgcacatcacccaaagaacaccatagccacagtgaagcatggtggtggcagcatcatgctttggggctgtttttcttcagctggaaccggggccttagtcagggtggagggaataatgACCAGTTCccaataccaggcaattttggcacaaaaccttcaggcatccgttaaacagctgaagatgaagttcacctttcagcacgacaacaacccaaagcacacatccaaatccacaaaatcatggcttcaccagaagacgATTAACGTTTtcgaatggcccagccagagcctagacctgaatccaattgaacatctgtggggtgatgaagagggctgtgcagaggagatgtcctcgcaatctgacagatttgtagcgcttttgcaaagagtgggcaaatattgccacgtcaagatgtgccatgctaatagactcccacccaaaaagactgtagaagcaccttttcattttattacagcactcaaaatattagtttaagggtgtgcacacttttttctttttctctcaaagatttcagtttttccaattggattgttcacattaaaggtgggaaaaggtctgacatgatttatctttgtctcattcttttacatcacaagaacctggcattttaacaggggcgtgtagactttatatccactgtacattaatCTAAtcatcttttcaccagtcatctttgtCTCGTGAACCCaactgaaaaaaaatctgattctgCTAGAAGTTGTCCGAAATGTGAAATATTGTGGATTGGATATATTTTAAGagttagttttcttttacatccaaGCCTgtcaaaatgtcagtaaaacctatgatccacttgtttttccgatGTTACACAACCTGCAATGTCAAGACCAGTGAGGTCCtgaatgtaaggatgccagacCATTGACTGTAAACCGTGAAATCAGCAACTCCACAAAAActttcacttttttaaattaaccctaactctaaccctaaccctaacccgccCAAGCCCATTGAAAATGGCCCAATTTAGGGGAAACACTGGCAGCACCGCCaatatgaaaaacatatttcctCCTACAATCACATTCGCTGCAGTATTTCACTGGTAGGCTATTTAGTTAATGAGCATAAAATAGTTTTACAATGCCGGCACAGAGGCAGTGTGAGATTGTGAAACCGGCCACCTTTGATTTTTATATGGATTAAAATCCAATCGGCGGTACATACCAAACTGGCTTTTGCATACTGTTACAAACCTAATTATGGGTAAATAAGATACCCAAAAGATTAGTAGCGTATGTAAACACAAGacattataaaaatacaatacagaGCAAGGTTTGACATTACCTCATTTTCCTCACTGTGGAAGTAATTATCTGCATCACCAGAAATGTCTTCAACAGGTTGAGCAAAGGGTTTGGGGCTCTTCAGGAGATCCTTTACACCATCTAAGCTTTCTTCCGGAGCAGTCTTGGGTCCTCTAGGAGTTTTCAGCAGTTTCCCTCTTAGGTCTTCAATAGGTACAGCAATCTGTTTTGGTGTCTTCATGATTCGCTTCAATCCGGTGAGAAATTGTGGTTGCTCAGGCTTCTTCTGTTTAGGAGTTTTTAACAGTTTCCCTCTGAGGTCTTCAATGGGTTCTGTTTTCTGTCGAGGGGTCTTCATGATTCTCTTCACTCCAGTGAGACATTCAGGTTGCTGGGGCTTCTTCTGTTGAGGGGTAGAAATCTTGGTCTTTGTTTCTGGCTGCTCTTTTTCTGATTCTTCAGAAGATATCTCTAAGGATGGATTTTCATTTGATGTAGAACAAGAGTCATCAGCTGCCTCCTGAATGTCATTGGCAGTGATGAAACTGGATTCTTGATCATCTAGGAGTCTGATGACTGCATCACTGTTGTACACTCCCCGTTTAGCAGTAGAAACAACAAGTGGTGATACCACCATTTCACCTGTGAAGATAGAGTCAACAGGTATGTAAGATTCATCCATGAAGTGATACAGATGtaaaaatcatcatcatcatcatcatcatcatccaaaTGCACCCAAAcagacattggccctcattcatgaaaactCCTCAGAAAAGATCAGATTCAAACTTTGGGAGAGACTTAAGATCATCTCTAAGTGTGATTCATAAAACTCACAACTGTTCAAACTGAGCATATATGTCATTGCAGATTGATAAAATCGGATAAAGCCGTGGACGCGAGAACGCActgcacctgtccttatttacatatgacacacccataATATATGCGGGTGTGGTGATCAGCAACCTATGAATTGATAAATTTTAACATAAAttatccctgcttagactgctgcccctgcgacccggccccggataagcggaagatgatggatggaacaTAAATTATAGTCTGGAACAACTAATTGAGTCCAATCACTCTAACCCTAAGGTTTTTTCTGTCATTCAATCAGTTTCAAATCCATCTGTTAAATTGCCTGTTGCCTCAGATGCTCTATGTGAAGACTTCCAGAAATTTCTTATTAACAAAATCACTAAATTAAGGCTTAGTATTTGCCCTAAATTAACTCTCCCCCCTATTATGTTGTTTATCTCCTGTGTTTGGGAGGCTTTTGATTCAATTAACCTCCAGACACTGAAGGATGTGAGCGCCAACCTCACACCTTCATTTTGCCCAAATGATATCATTCAGCCgagatttttttaattaatcatCAACTCGGTGGGTCCAGGTATGGGTCCAGGTACTGGAtccttctgtttaaaaaaaattactggcCAATCTCAGTTTTACCTTTTATTTCCAAGTTATTGGAGAAAATCGTGTTGGATCAAGTCCAACACTTCTTGTCAAATAACTGTATATATGAGGTTTTTCAATCTGGGTTTAGGCCAGCCCACAGCACTGAGTCCACTCTCCTGCGAGTGCTAAACGACATTTATATCTCTACGgactctggagacactgtggttcTAGTTCTCTTAGCTCTTTCGGCGGCTTTTGACACCGTTGACCACCCTACTCTGTTAGCTAGACTGGAGACATGGGTGGGCATAAAAGGCTCTGTTTTGTCATGATTCCAGTCTTACCTTTCTGACAGAAAGTTTTTAGTAAAGATGGGCAACTTCTGCTCCATGGCACCTCTGAGCTGTGGTCTTCCACAGGGCTCCATTTTGGCTCCCTCTCTATTTTCTCACTACATCCTACCGCTGGGTGCAATATTTAGGAAACACTGTATCATTTCACTTTTATGCGGACAACACTCAAATTTACATTCCAATCAAGCGAAACAATCCTGCAGCATTAAACGTTCTTCTGCTATGCTTAGAGGAGGTGAAGGCATGGCTGGCTCAAAATTCTCTCTCTAAAGTATGATAAGACCgaggtcattgttttcagccTGAGTGAGAGGTCCCAGTGTACAAGCCCAGACTTAAATCTACAGGAGTGCGGAACTTAGGTGTTCTTGTTAACAAGTCCTTAAAGTTTGATAAACATCTCACCTGTAATCAGTTCCAGTTTCTACCAACTTTGTTTACTATCTAAAATCAAAGGCTTCCTCACTCCAATAACTCTGGAAATAGCGGTTCATGCTTTCATCACGTGTCGGCTGGATTATTGCAACTCACTATATTGCGGTATATCAGATTCTCAAATTTCCCGTCTTCAGTTAGTCCAAAATGCTG from Esox lucius isolate fEsoLuc1 chromosome 5, fEsoLuc1.pri, whole genome shotgun sequence harbors:
- the mki67 gene encoding proliferation marker protein Ki-67 isoform X3 — encoded protein: MPLHGKIVVIKRSGGDGTEFPLTASCLFGRKPDCDIRIQLPQVSKEHCRIELNENKEVILTNLSSVNPTRVNGEVFQQSERLKHGDLITIIDRSFRFEYPPAPTPKKRRSSIASSSATPQILHETQARDTSTKDGTKSEIKPKGEGILEQKNQNSPFGELYEMFKQDLDSKTPKKAPEPYASRLYSTKLHSPNKVNGVSVISTPKKIDANVSSADAAVTPKSSQTKENSLKVEEVEGKLPNEDILQLIPSSQETPKSKRGSSQHKTPTPVSQRKSRPTTPQRVTASEVVEQISECLTAETQNTQTRRRSKEATPIKSSLTKVEPVNSVTPNNDRTLVSEISMAVTTESTCSPRTSPRSSGKKLQAPDVLCELEATTPTKVEQLSGKRRKSGDLTPEMPVPMSKRKRVSFGGHLEPELFDKHLPPDSPLRKGATPGRRSLCVLKKKQSLLRRASVIGLMKKHEQASPKNPSPSKKSPKASPKNPSPAKKSPKASPKTPTPAKKSPKASPKTPTPVKKSPKASPKTPSPAKKSPKESPKTPSPAKKSPKASPRTPSPAKKSPKAKTPSPGKEKNSKTAVRSPSPNQRKTPLKESQTATVSMTPVSLPSAKTTPTIQGRFSVSRISTPSPTTDQDTLPQTSVTVTPRVPLRRKSMKATPKTTTKSALQVIRRRSGLSRASMKVVNSWADIVKFGQTKTQAVIPTKKTTEIRVTKKKAVVPKPKTPVKSLLGHASTGHADSPMTIVVGKAHKLHGGQPAGTAPRLVYNIALQKRNMKMDEDFSGVAEIFKTPARQRNSVANVQSTLITPQTAQSASMIESSVMDTPEETGEMVVSPLVVSTAKRGVYNSDAVIRLLDDQESSFITANDIQEAADDSCSTSNENPSLEISSEESEKEQPETKTKISTPQQKKPQQPECLTGVKRIMKTPRQKTEPIEDLRGKLLKTPKQKKPEQPQFLTGLKRIMKTPKQIAVPIEDLRGKLLKTPRGPKTAPEESLDGVKDLLKSPKPFAQPVEDISGDADNYFHSEENEIHKTISSVALTKVVLSKEPAGVDKVGEPADAPAELIEEQASLDAVEKMENPVSAEVLGPVAAPAEAAVPETLGSKMTATPVPAKSKKSKNTEVTEPLQASVDAPVETVNAVDVQENIDAQSVPAIQPKRGRNVKQASVEQADTQENAVEVKCLEMTPIEDQQPPSDVPVQKSRRGRNAKQASVEQVETVFESTLDAVTVHVPEKVEAQMPVVKSKRGRWPKPDSFETEVLEISPIEVVGSKDRPANVPVVKSQARGGNSKLDLDFMETVSRKERRKKTNQESVEQVESVSVETSIEQDVTQEQTTVAPVENPKRGGRKAKQASLDQVKPVEEQAVEAVTVQVEAEEQTTVASVEKPKRGGRKAKQASLDQVKPVEEQAVEAGPVQVEAEEQTTVALVEKPKRGGRKAKQASLDQVEPVEEQAVEAGPVHVEAEEQTTVAPVEKPKRGGRKAKQASLDQVEPVEEQTVEAGPVHVEAEEQTTVAPVEKPKRGGRKAKQASLDQVEPVEEQAVEAGPVQVEAEEQTTVAPVEKPKRGGRKAKQASLDQVEPIEEQAIEAVTVQVEAEEQTTVALVEKPKRGGRKAKQASLDQVEPVEEQAVEAGIVQVEAEEQTTVVPVEKPKRGGRRTKQDPESVVPPVDKKAPEETSALPTEKPKRGRKGKQEKVNEVTEVESILRQEVHIPEQTEVDGKPESGEQLEVPVKPGQARKARAVVKDEVPAKRARRGAADFTKVSTATKVPTEPLKRGRRLAKSTVSVDDVTVVADHNPSEAEVTDTEVMAVVVKKEQGKAQKRGMATLETFDQESSVNVPKNTPKSVNWKTNLDVTYEITPLPNQKKSRRNVGAPLHFEEQPKSVEEQQVVKTVRGRRAKMYAEVEEETTKPTQSKRARASATEYLETSAETTDPISKPVNKRNTGRNTKTEEADLSDKAISKEPVKKTRRGAKYTLAAVDEAPSITVTEKVPETDSEAKVVAATKGRGKALKKGKVLSQEIDIEQAMEPLSKPRRGRAARQ